A single region of the Saprospiraceae bacterium genome encodes:
- a CDS encoding CRTAC1 family protein: MKRNNRSDMSHQYKVIQNLKIVCCSVLLYTRKQVAVYVFMVVWGLMHTQAWSQVSFTKITDGPQVSLPSDSRSVNFVDVNGDGWEDLFISNGPSTGQNNLLYINKGDGAFTLLTNDPIVQDGSKSDGASFADVDNDGDLDAYVVTWYGQRNYFYRNQGDGSFLLDEDTTLTTNGTFSETASWGDVDNDGWLDLFLTNSEGKSKQNSLFLNVKGQSFSSFPSPATQSNTLSRAVNWVDVNGDGKLDLFVTNEDPSPNELYLNTGTKPFFQKDDQPLWQNLVKGSMSASWGDVDNDGDLDLFLANAAYFKEVNNQLLINDGKGHFTPIKTGDLVEDGGCSYGSAFADYDNDGDLDLLVANGFCKENLQDWLYENDGKGHFTRTTNILQDMPNLCSFGVAWGDVNNDGFLDLAIANCQNGKNDPQPFNTFYLNNGNGLHWLQIKLKGTRSNRSAIGAKISILTGKGQWQMREISTQSGYCGQNSLIAHFGLGKHNRVKKVLVEWPSGQKSSLQRVKANQRIEIVEKY, from the coding sequence ATGAAAAGAAACAATAGGTCTGATATGAGTCACCAATATAAGGTTATACAAAATTTAAAAATTGTTTGTTGTTCTGTTCTTCTATACACCCGAAAACAGGTAGCTGTGTATGTGTTTATGGTGGTCTGGGGCCTAATGCACACCCAGGCCTGGAGTCAAGTGAGCTTTACCAAAATAACAGATGGGCCACAAGTCAGCCTTCCCTCTGACAGCCGGAGTGTCAACTTTGTAGATGTCAATGGCGATGGTTGGGAGGACTTGTTTATTTCCAATGGGCCGAGTACGGGACAAAACAACCTATTATATATCAATAAAGGGGATGGCGCTTTTACCCTTCTCACAAATGACCCGATTGTACAGGATGGCAGTAAATCTGACGGGGCCAGTTTTGCAGATGTTGACAACGATGGCGATCTCGATGCATATGTTGTCACCTGGTATGGCCAACGCAATTACTTTTACCGCAACCAAGGAGACGGCTCCTTCCTCTTAGATGAGGATACAACACTCACTACAAACGGCACCTTTTCCGAAACAGCTAGCTGGGGAGATGTCGATAACGATGGTTGGCTCGACCTTTTTCTGACCAATAGTGAAGGGAAGAGCAAACAAAACAGCCTGTTTCTTAATGTTAAGGGCCAATCTTTTTCTTCTTTCCCTTCCCCTGCTACCCAAAGTAATACCCTTTCTCGGGCCGTCAATTGGGTAGATGTTAATGGGGATGGGAAATTAGATCTTTTTGTCACAAATGAAGATCCTTCGCCCAACGAACTCTACCTGAATACTGGTACAAAGCCTTTTTTTCAAAAGGACGATCAACCATTATGGCAAAACCTGGTGAAAGGGTCGATGAGCGCTAGTTGGGGGGATGTTGACAATGACGGTGATTTGGACTTGTTTTTAGCCAATGCTGCCTATTTTAAAGAGGTCAATAATCAGCTGTTAATCAATGATGGAAAAGGCCATTTTACACCGATCAAGACTGGTGATTTGGTAGAAGATGGTGGCTGTTCTTACGGTTCTGCCTTTGCCGATTACGATAATGATGGAGACCTTGACTTGTTGGTGGCCAATGGCTTTTGCAAAGAAAACTTGCAGGATTGGTTATATGAAAATGATGGAAAAGGTCATTTTACCAGGACGACAAATATTTTGCAAGATATGCCCAATTTATGTTCCTTCGGTGTAGCGTGGGGGGATGTCAACAATGATGGCTTTCTTGATCTGGCTATTGCCAATTGCCAAAATGGGAAGAATGACCCCCAACCCTTCAATACTTTCTATCTCAATAATGGAAATGGTCTGCATTGGCTACAAATAAAGCTAAAGGGTACCCGCTCTAATCGTTCTGCCATCGGTGCAAAAATAAGCATACTCACAGGCAAAGGTCAATGGCAAATGCGTGAAATAAGCACCCAAAGTGGCTATTGTGGTCAAAATAGTTTGATAGCCCATTTTGGCCTGGGTAAACATAATCGGGTAAAAAAAGTGCTCGTAGAATGGCCAAGTGGACAAAAAAGCAGTTTACAAAGGGTAAAAGCTAACCAAAGAATTGAAATTGTCGAAAAATATTAG
- a CDS encoding MMPL family transporter yields MKNIRAIIIGVFVLLAIGSVFFLTRLRFTFDFEQFFPRGDEDLEVFKEFIASFETDDNFLLVAIRRADGVFEQSFLEQFQAFSIASRSLPHVVESQSLTQLSAPLKTPFGFTSIPYIHIDDPSRYPTDRARILSDERFVHNLISADGKTLVVVLKTVNSIGLEAANELMDALDQLVKRYPFEEFHFLGRAYFQKELVAMQKREIIVSATVASMLVSLIMFWIFRRTWGIVIALVSIGMGMLLFMGLLGATGRPLNAMAALYPVLMIIVGTSDVIHIMSKYIDELRKGNSKMEAIKITIKEIGLATLLTSLTTAIGFATLLTSRVNPIRDFGLNAAVGVIVAYVVVIFFTTTLLSYFKADQLMKIGKSLAFWEKSMLGVYTFTSRQAGNIKWTALGILLLCGWGISRITTNYGVINNLPRGEKITEDFKFYEKELTGFRPMELAIYTQGNYEVDDFEVIKEMDKIEKYLHQFPAIQAIGSITTLYKSLNQAFNNNREDAFQLPNSQAQYERFQRLADQLPKFDPNVLVSKDGKKARITSRIKDVGADTIKAIGMRIDNWILANIDASVIQVNRTGTGLIIDKNAAYIRRSLLQGLGIAILIVSLLMAVLFRNWRILIIALVPNIFPLLLAGALIGFLGIELEAGVSIVFAVIFGIAVDDTIHFLSKYKLALNKGLTREEAIQITFLETGKAIVLTSIILFFGFLVMLFSIHPPSVTIGLLISTTLFSALVSDLLLIPVLIRWMQDAEARPLSQNALLE; encoded by the coding sequence ATGAAAAATATCCGAGCTATTATTATTGGTGTTTTTGTATTGTTGGCCATTGGTAGTGTCTTTTTCCTCACGCGCTTGCGATTTACCTTCGATTTTGAGCAGTTTTTTCCTAGAGGAGATGAAGACCTCGAGGTTTTCAAGGAATTTATTGCCAGCTTTGAAACGGATGATAATTTTCTACTGGTGGCCATTAGGCGAGCGGATGGCGTATTTGAACAAAGCTTCTTAGAACAATTTCAGGCTTTTAGTATTGCCAGTAGGAGCTTGCCGCATGTGGTCGAAAGCCAGTCTCTTACCCAGCTAAGCGCCCCACTTAAAACACCTTTTGGATTCACCAGTATTCCCTATATTCATATTGATGATCCTAGCCGCTACCCAACTGACCGAGCACGCATTCTGAGTGATGAACGCTTTGTTCATAACCTGATTTCTGCTGACGGAAAAACATTAGTAGTCGTTCTGAAAACGGTCAATAGTATTGGGCTGGAGGCCGCAAATGAGTTGATGGATGCATTGGATCAACTTGTTAAGCGCTACCCTTTTGAGGAATTCCATTTTTTAGGCCGAGCCTATTTCCAAAAGGAGTTGGTGGCGATGCAAAAACGAGAAATAATTGTTTCGGCAACGGTCGCCAGTATGTTGGTAAGTCTGATCATGTTTTGGATATTCCGGAGGACTTGGGGTATTGTTATTGCCTTGGTATCTATTGGCATGGGAATGTTATTGTTTATGGGGTTGCTAGGAGCGACAGGCAGGCCCCTCAATGCGATGGCAGCGCTTTACCCTGTACTGATGATTATTGTAGGCACATCGGATGTCATTCATATCATGTCAAAATATATCGATGAACTTCGAAAGGGGAATAGTAAAATGGAAGCCATTAAAATTACTATCAAAGAAATAGGGTTGGCGACTTTACTCACTTCTCTCACTACGGCTATTGGCTTTGCCACTTTACTCACCAGTCGAGTGAATCCTATTCGAGATTTTGGTCTTAATGCAGCTGTTGGCGTGATTGTTGCTTATGTGGTCGTTATCTTTTTTACCACCACCTTATTATCCTATTTCAAGGCAGATCAGTTAATGAAAATAGGTAAGAGTCTTGCCTTTTGGGAGAAATCCATGTTAGGGGTATATACATTCACCAGCAGACAGGCGGGTAATATCAAGTGGACAGCATTAGGCATCTTGTTGCTTTGTGGATGGGGAATTAGCCGTATTACCACGAATTATGGCGTCATTAATAATTTGCCCAGAGGTGAAAAAATAACCGAAGATTTTAAATTTTATGAAAAGGAATTAACTGGCTTTCGGCCAATGGAATTAGCCATTTATACCCAAGGTAATTATGAAGTGGATGATTTTGAGGTCATCAAAGAAATGGATAAAATTGAAAAGTATCTCCACCAATTTCCGGCTATCCAGGCCATTGGTTCTATTACTACTTTGTATAAAAGCCTGAATCAGGCATTCAATAACAATAGAGAAGATGCCTTTCAACTTCCGAACAGCCAGGCACAATACGAACGATTCCAGCGCTTAGCAGATCAGTTACCAAAATTTGATCCCAATGTTTTAGTCAGTAAGGATGGGAAAAAAGCCAGAATTACTTCCCGGATCAAAGATGTCGGCGCAGATACCATTAAGGCCATAGGCATGCGGATTGATAACTGGATTCTTGCGAACATAGATGCATCGGTTATTCAGGTCAACCGAACGGGCACGGGGTTGATTATTGATAAAAACGCAGCATATATTCGACGAAGTTTATTGCAAGGCTTGGGTATTGCGATCCTGATTGTGAGTTTATTAATGGCGGTATTATTTCGCAATTGGCGCATCTTAATCATTGCGCTGGTACCTAATATTTTTCCATTACTATTGGCCGGCGCCTTGATCGGTTTTTTGGGGATAGAACTGGAGGCAGGCGTATCGATTGTATTTGCAGTGATTTTTGGAATAGCGGTAGATGATACTATTCATTTCTTGAGTAAATACAAATTGGCGTTAAATAAAGGCTTGACTAGAGAGGAGGCGATTCAGATTACTTTTTTAGAAACAGGGAAGGCCATTGTTTTGACCTCCATCATTCTCTTCTTTGGTTTTTTGGTAATGCTTTTTTCTATTCATCCTCCCAGCGTAACGATAGGTTTACTCATCAGCACCACACTATTTAGTGCCTTGGTGAGTGATTTATTACTTATACCTGTATTGATACGCTGGATGCAAGATGCGGAAGCGAGACCACTATCCCAAAACGCGCTATTGGAATAA
- a CDS encoding thioredoxin family protein, giving the protein MRQLTFFFFCLFLTANVMAQGIEFFHGTWEEALAEAKKQDKIIFIDAYAVWCGPCKRMSNNVFPHERVGQFYNKNFVNLKLDMERGEGLKFRQKYPVAAFPTLFYIDYTGEVVMQVKGAQDVEGFIQLGQTALTKIDRSALFAEDYEKGNRDPELVYNYVKALNKAGKSSLKIANEYIRSQKDLSSEQNLRFIMEAASEVDSRIFELFIENRKALEAITSKEEVQSRILDASKATADKAIQFKSQDLLAEAHNAIKKHYPEMADAFVYQTEMGFCLAQGEMEQYLDACKNYAKKVAKNDPDDLSTLAVKIANNFQKEEKAMEQAESFAAQAAKKSDNYKHWMNYASILERNGKQAQAVEAAKTSLKLVKENDPEQVKMVETFLQRIES; this is encoded by the coding sequence ATGAGACAATTAACTTTTTTCTTCTTCTGTTTATTTTTGACCGCGAACGTGATGGCTCAGGGGATCGAATTTTTCCATGGGACATGGGAAGAAGCGCTTGCAGAGGCTAAGAAGCAAGATAAAATTATTTTTATTGATGCATATGCCGTTTGGTGTGGACCATGTAAGCGGATGTCTAATAACGTCTTTCCTCATGAACGAGTAGGTCAATTTTACAACAAGAATTTTGTGAACCTCAAATTGGATATGGAGCGAGGGGAAGGTCTAAAATTCCGTCAAAAATATCCTGTAGCAGCATTTCCTACGCTGTTTTACATAGATTATACCGGTGAAGTGGTGATGCAGGTGAAAGGCGCCCAAGACGTTGAAGGCTTTATTCAATTAGGACAAACTGCTTTGACCAAAATTGACCGAAGTGCGCTTTTTGCAGAAGATTATGAAAAAGGGAATAGAGACCCTGAGTTGGTTTACAACTATGTCAAAGCCTTAAACAAAGCGGGTAAATCGAGTTTGAAAATAGCCAATGAATATATCCGTTCCCAAAAGGACCTTTCGAGTGAGCAAAACTTGCGATTTATCATGGAGGCCGCTTCAGAGGTCGATTCCCGCATTTTTGAATTATTTATTGAAAATAGGAAAGCACTAGAAGCCATAACCTCTAAAGAGGAGGTGCAGTCAAGAATACTGGATGCAAGTAAAGCAACAGCAGATAAAGCCATTCAATTTAAGAGCCAAGACTTATTAGCAGAAGCACATAATGCGATTAAAAAACATTATCCTGAAATGGCTGACGCCTTTGTTTATCAAACCGAAATGGGGTTTTGTTTGGCGCAAGGAGAGATGGAGCAATACCTGGACGCCTGTAAAAATTATGCAAAAAAAGTGGCCAAAAATGACCCGGACGACCTCTCTACCCTAGCTGTAAAAATTGCAAACAACTTTCAAAAGGAAGAAAAAGCAATGGAGCAAGCAGAATCCTTTGCGGCACAAGCAGCTAAAAAAAGTGATAACTATAAGCACTGGATGAATTATGCCTCTATCTTGGAGCGCAACGGCAAGCAGGCCCAAGCAGTAGAAGCGGCCAAAACTTCCTTGAAACTAGTAAAGGAAAACGATCCCGAGCAAGTTAAAATGGTAGAGACTTTCCTCCAGCGAATAGAGAGTTAA
- a CDS encoding M28 family peptidase, which yields MYFSKALALFLLIGLSLVYACKSETKETTTNTASSLNTPTMQANFNRDSAYAYVARQVEFGPRVVNSEGHQACKKWLVDQFKAFGATVIEQDFQAKAYTSETLNATNIIAQYNPSNPNRILLAAHWDTRHIADSPLSKERENEAILGADDGASGVGVLLELARQLQANPIGLGVDLVLFDAEDYGESGDEAKTEEESTKNRETWALGSQYWSKNLHRAGYKPRYGVLLDMVGARNARFPKEQYSKYFAPQVVENIWQLAGNLGYSNYFHNVDGGGVTDDHFFVNTIAKIPMVDIISLPIDSQNKGFGNHWHTHDDTMEVINKRTLKAVGQVLMELLVKEDAGLL from the coding sequence ATGTACTTTTCAAAGGCTCTTGCCCTTTTCCTATTAATCGGCTTATCACTGGTTTATGCCTGTAAATCAGAAACCAAAGAAACGACAACAAATACGGCCTCATCGCTTAATACACCTACTATGCAGGCGAACTTCAATAGAGACTCTGCCTACGCTTATGTAGCTCGCCAGGTCGAATTTGGGCCAAGGGTCGTCAACTCAGAAGGGCACCAAGCCTGTAAAAAATGGTTAGTCGATCAATTTAAAGCCTTTGGCGCAACGGTCATCGAACAAGACTTCCAGGCAAAGGCTTATACCAGCGAAACCTTAAATGCAACAAACATCATTGCACAATACAATCCGTCCAATCCCAATCGAATCCTTTTGGCAGCTCATTGGGATACCCGGCATATTGCGGATTCGCCATTAAGTAAGGAAAGAGAAAACGAAGCCATCCTGGGGGCAGATGATGGGGCAAGCGGCGTTGGTGTACTTTTAGAACTTGCCCGCCAATTGCAAGCTAATCCAATCGGACTGGGGGTTGATCTTGTCCTTTTTGATGCAGAAGATTATGGTGAAAGTGGGGATGAGGCTAAAACAGAAGAAGAAAGCACAAAAAATCGAGAGACCTGGGCCTTGGGGTCTCAGTATTGGTCTAAAAACTTGCATCGAGCTGGATACAAACCGCGTTATGGGGTATTATTGGATATGGTTGGAGCGAGGAATGCTCGATTCCCTAAGGAGCAATATTCCAAATACTTTGCACCACAGGTGGTGGAAAATATTTGGCAATTGGCGGGAAATTTAGGCTATAGCAACTATTTTCACAATGTAGACGGCGGTGGCGTGACGGATGATCATTTCTTTGTGAATACCATCGCTAAGATTCCAATGGTTGACATCATTAGCCTTCCGATTGACTCCCAAAACAAGGGGTTTGGCAATCATTGGCATACCCATGATGATACGATGGAGGTAATCAATAAGCGAACCTTAAAAGCCGTTGGACAGGTATTGATGGAGTTATTGGTAAAAGAAGACGCTGGATTATTATAG
- a CDS encoding histidine kinase — protein MTAKSMDLVRENRQQALTWIFAYKRIALHLGFWLVYWLMNSYVEVFLSNTSFVDLPFWQRMWKGFGTRLVILPLEMGFAYYTMYVILPRYFKGRLYFWLFVEYIGLFTITFTIYRLLIPGVIYPYIYQLPYPANPFDEWLPRYIYTSIKFVSVTGIALTIKLLRLRVTQVEKEKQLTEEKLQAELQFLRSQTNPHFLFNTLNNLYALARKKSDATAPIIMKLSKLLRFMLYECNQGSIFLKQEVQIIEDYISLEKLRYNQRLNINFTAEIDNENEPIAPLLLLPLVENAFKHGASETRFDAYINISIKLKAQHLLFRVENGKEEDDEEQRDGIGLPNVSRQLALLYPAAHHLEISNEKALFRVTLTINLNQYAGTDQMLNRRR, from the coding sequence ATGACAGCTAAATCAATGGACCTTGTAAGAGAAAACCGCCAGCAAGCGCTAACATGGATTTTTGCCTACAAAAGAATAGCCCTTCATCTTGGATTCTGGCTGGTTTACTGGCTGATGAACAGCTACGTGGAGGTGTTTTTATCGAATACTTCCTTTGTAGACCTCCCGTTTTGGCAGCGCATGTGGAAGGGTTTCGGTACGAGATTGGTGATCCTACCACTCGAAATGGGTTTTGCTTATTACACCATGTATGTCATTTTACCTCGTTATTTTAAAGGGCGTCTATATTTCTGGTTATTTGTAGAATACATAGGTCTTTTTACAATCACCTTTACGATCTATCGTTTATTGATCCCCGGTGTGATTTACCCATACATTTACCAGTTGCCTTATCCTGCCAACCCTTTTGATGAATGGTTGCCGCGCTATATTTATACCTCGATCAAGTTTGTTTCGGTAACGGGAATTGCATTGACCATTAAACTTTTGCGTTTGCGGGTAACCCAGGTGGAAAAAGAAAAACAATTAACTGAAGAAAAACTGCAAGCCGAATTACAGTTTTTGCGGTCACAAACGAATCCTCATTTCTTATTTAATACCTTGAACAACCTATATGCTCTGGCACGCAAAAAATCAGATGCGACAGCGCCTATTATCATGAAATTATCGAAATTGCTTCGGTTTATGCTGTATGAATGCAACCAGGGAAGCATTTTTCTTAAGCAAGAAGTTCAAATCATAGAAGATTATATTAGCCTGGAAAAGTTGCGCTATAACCAACGCCTGAACATCAATTTCACCGCGGAAATTGATAACGAAAACGAACCGATTGCCCCACTGCTTTTGCTCCCATTGGTGGAGAATGCGTTCAAACATGGCGCGAGCGAAACGCGATTTGATGCTTATATCAACATTAGTATAAAGCTAAAAGCACAGCACTTACTTTTTAGGGTTGAAAATGGCAAAGAGGAAGACGATGAAGAACAGAGAGACGGAATTGGTTTGCCTAATGTGAGCCGCCAGTTGGCTTTGCTTTATCCGGCAGCCCACCACTTGGAGATCAGCAATGAAAAAGCGCTTTTTAGGGTAACCTTAACCATCAATTTAAACCAATATGCAGGAACGGATCAAATGCTTAATCGTAGAAGATGA
- a CDS encoding OmpA family protein, with translation MKKIILLLTLILGLSSNFLLNAAEYWVQVAVYDHNIGDDYFKDAGVTDVAMHLDGMDIYRYYVKGYNDENEAEIKKREILAKGFKHAKVVDIEELRELCKMACLPKTPAVKTIYFDFNKSKIKKKSEQILNDVSTLLVENPEMIVQLNGHTDEIGQIPFNNGLSMSRASQAKQYLIGRGISPSRIKTQAFGEFRPIALNKDKRGRDLPEGRKFNRRVEIIVSSKEDDMRELILSSQLLEIPLNLRLQ, from the coding sequence ATGAAGAAAATTATACTTCTATTGACACTTATCCTAGGATTAAGTTCTAACTTTCTTTTAAACGCGGCTGAGTATTGGGTACAAGTTGCTGTATACGATCATAATATTGGTGATGATTATTTTAAAGATGCCGGTGTAACCGATGTAGCTATGCATTTGGATGGAATGGATATCTATCGATATTATGTTAAAGGTTATAATGATGAAAATGAGGCGGAAATAAAAAAGCGAGAAATTTTGGCCAAAGGGTTTAAACATGCAAAAGTTGTTGATATTGAAGAACTTAGAGAATTATGCAAAATGGCATGTCTCCCTAAAACACCCGCTGTAAAAACGATATACTTCGATTTCAATAAATCAAAAATCAAAAAAAAATCGGAACAGATTCTCAATGATGTAAGTACGCTACTGGTTGAAAATCCAGAAATGATCGTCCAATTAAACGGCCATACGGATGAAATAGGTCAGATTCCATTTAACAATGGGCTGTCAATGAGTAGGGCTAGTCAGGCCAAACAGTATCTAATAGGAAGAGGAATTAGCCCAAGTCGCATCAAAACCCAAGCCTTCGGAGAATTTCGCCCAATTGCTCTGAATAAGGATAAACGAGGCCGTGATCTTCCTGAAGGGCGTAAATTTAATCGCAGGGTTGAAATTATTGTATCTTCAAAAGAAGATGATATGCGGGAGCTCATACTTTCTTCTCAATTGTTGGAAATTCCACTTAACCTTCGTTTGCAATAG
- a CDS encoding thioredoxin family protein, with product MKKIIFLFLSCILYQGLSAQQTGIKFEHGNWEALLAKAKATNEIIFMDAYTTWCGPCIMMSRDVFTNQSVGKYYNENFLNVKLDMEEGIGLTLAKKYQVEAYPSLLFINGEGDIVHRATGYHDVPEFLNLGETALNPDTNLKGMGIRYAQGDRSPDFVLRYISAKYSAMEGGILPIAEAYLRTQKDWGTLPNMQLLYLLTDDPNSKWFDYLVENRLKFEALFGKENMSAKFQDMLLTKALSQGKDVLAEVERFYTKVYPEMAPKLSAHFKMNYYQYAGDLNAFAAAAVGYLDEYPSNDADELNNIAWTFYESIEDQTLLKKALTWAARSVDLDSQYNNNDTLAALYFKLGKKRKARKTALAAIAIAKLDGVDYSGTQALLQAIEGK from the coding sequence ATGAAAAAAATCATATTCCTATTCCTTTCTTGTATTCTCTATCAGGGGTTAAGTGCGCAACAGACGGGCATAAAATTTGAGCACGGCAATTGGGAAGCCCTATTGGCTAAAGCAAAGGCAACAAATGAAATTATATTTATGGATGCCTATACTACCTGGTGTGGTCCTTGCATAATGATGTCAAGAGATGTTTTTACAAACCAATCGGTAGGTAAATATTATAATGAAAACTTCCTTAATGTTAAGCTAGATATGGAAGAGGGGATTGGACTGACCTTGGCGAAGAAGTATCAAGTCGAGGCATATCCCTCTTTGTTGTTTATTAATGGAGAAGGAGATATCGTGCATCGTGCGACAGGTTACCATGATGTTCCTGAATTTCTAAACTTAGGAGAAACAGCGCTGAATCCTGACACGAATTTGAAAGGAATGGGTATTCGTTATGCCCAGGGGGATCGAAGCCCCGATTTCGTTTTGCGCTATATCTCGGCTAAATACAGTGCGATGGAAGGGGGTATACTACCCATTGCGGAGGCTTACCTGCGTACGCAGAAGGATTGGGGAACCTTACCCAATATGCAACTATTATACCTGCTAACAGATGATCCGAATTCTAAATGGTTTGACTACCTCGTAGAAAATCGCTTAAAATTTGAAGCCTTATTTGGTAAGGAGAATATGAGCGCCAAATTTCAGGACATGCTTTTGACCAAAGCGCTGAGTCAAGGCAAGGACGTCTTAGCGGAGGTTGAACGTTTTTATACCAAGGTTTATCCTGAAATGGCTCCAAAGCTTTCGGCTCATTTTAAAATGAATTATTATCAATACGCCGGTGATCTAAATGCTTTTGCTGCGGCTGCAGTTGGGTACCTCGACGAATATCCTTCCAATGATGCCGATGAATTGAATAATATTGCCTGGACTTTTTATGAATCCATTGAAGATCAAACGTTATTAAAAAAAGCTCTAACTTGGGCTGCGCGTTCGGTGGACTTGGATAGTCAATACAATAACAATGATACCTTGGCTGCGCTGTACTTTAAATTAGGAAAAAAGAGAAAGGCTAGAAAAACAGCATTAGCAGCGATTGCTATTGCAAAATTGGATGGAGTAGATTATTCGGGTACCCAGGCTTTGTTGCAGGCCATAGAAGGTAAATAG
- the thiL gene encoding thiamine-phosphate kinase: MAKEERQSKRTDVNELGEFGLIDHLTQGFPLKHPSSIKGIGDDAAVINNESLLTVVSTDMLVEGIHFDLMYTPLKHLGYKAVVVNVSDIYAMNAIPKQITVSIALSNRFSVEALEELYEGIRLACTYYEVDLVGGDTTSSPKGLYLSVTAIGQVAADRVVYRNTAKDGDLICITGNVGAAYLGLQLLEREKQLFLANPGIKPDLEEEDYLVGRQLKPEARKDMIMAFRNNNLRPTAMIDISDGVASELFHICKQSGVGALIEESGVPIHPDAQMLALKFQMDPITCALNGGEDYELLFTIDPKDIEKVKYLPDLYIMGEIVPAKDGIKLHTKGGNMHEISAQGWQHFKS, encoded by the coding sequence ATGGCAAAGGAGGAAAGACAAAGTAAAAGAACAGATGTTAACGAGTTAGGGGAATTTGGATTAATCGATCACCTCACCCAAGGATTTCCATTAAAACATCCGTCGAGTATCAAAGGCATAGGAGATGATGCAGCCGTCATTAATAATGAATCGTTGTTAACCGTTGTTTCTACTGATATGTTGGTAGAAGGAATTCATTTTGATTTAATGTATACGCCCCTCAAGCATTTAGGGTATAAGGCCGTTGTCGTTAATGTGTCTGATATTTATGCGATGAATGCCATTCCTAAACAAATAACGGTTTCAATCGCTTTATCTAATCGCTTTTCCGTAGAAGCGTTAGAGGAATTGTATGAAGGTATTCGCTTGGCGTGTACCTATTATGAGGTGGATTTGGTAGGTGGTGATACGACGTCTTCCCCTAAAGGGTTATATCTGAGTGTGACAGCCATTGGTCAAGTAGCAGCGGATCGGGTTGTTTATAGGAATACGGCAAAAGACGGTGACCTGATTTGTATTACAGGTAATGTTGGGGCAGCTTATCTTGGTTTGCAGTTGTTGGAAAGAGAGAAGCAACTGTTTTTGGCTAATCCTGGTATCAAACCCGATTTGGAAGAAGAAGATTACCTTGTGGGACGTCAGCTGAAACCAGAAGCGAGAAAGGATATGATTATGGCTTTCCGAAATAATAACCTGCGTCCGACGGCTATGATAGATATTTCTGATGGTGTTGCCTCTGAACTTTTCCATATCTGTAAGCAATCTGGTGTTGGGGCATTAATAGAGGAAAGTGGCGTGCCTATTCATCCAGATGCCCAAATGCTGGCTTTGAAGTTTCAAATGGATCCTATTACCTGCGCACTGAATGGCGGGGAGGATTACGAATTACTTTTCACTATTGACCCGAAAGATATAGAGAAAGTTAAATACTTGCCAGACCTCTATATCATGGGGGAGATTGTCCCCGCCAAGGATGGTATAAAACTCCACACCAAAGGAGGAAACATGCATGAAATAAGCGCTCAAGGCTGGCAACATTTTAAATCTTAG